The Streptomyces sp. RKND-216 genomic sequence GGAGAGCGTCGCCGGGCTGCGCATGGTGCAGGCGTTCCGCCGGGAGGACGGCGGCGCCGAGCGGTTCGCCGCCCGCAGCGGCGCCTACCGGCGGGCCCGTATCCGCGGCCAGTGGCTGATCTCCGTCTACTTCCCCTTCGTGCAGCTGCTCGCCGCCCTCGCGACCGCCGCGGTGCTGGTGGTCGGCGCCGGCCGGGTCGACGACGGGACGCTCACAGCCGGTGCCCTGGTCGCCTATCTGCTGTACATCGAGCTGTTCTTCGCCCCCGTGCAGCAGCTCTCCCAGGTCTTCGACGGCTACCAGCAGGCGGCCGTCGCGCTGGGCCGCATCCAGCAGCTCCTCGGTGAGCAGACCACCACGCCGCCCGCCGCGACGCCGCGCGAGGTCCGTGAGCTGCGCGGCGAGGTCGCGTTCGAGGACGTCCACTTCCACTACGCCACCGCCGACGGGACGGGTTCCGACCCCCACGAGGCGGCGCTGGCGGGCATCGACCTCACGGTGGAGGCGGGCACCACCGTGGCCTTCGTGGGCGAGACCGGGGCCGGCAAGTCCACGCTGGTCAAGCTCGTGGCCCGGTTCTACGACCCGACCCGCGGCACGGTACGGGTTGACGGCGCAGACCTGCGCGAACTCGACCTCACCGCCTACCGGCACCGCCTCGGCGTCGTGCCCCAGGAGCCGTACCTGTTCCCCGGCACCGTCCGGGATGCCATCGCCTACGGCCGCCCCGGCGCGACCGACGCCGACGTCGAGTCGGCGGCACGTGCGGTCGGCGCACACGACATGGTCGCCTCCCTGCCCGGCGGCTACCTGCACCCGGTCTCCGAACGCGGGCGCAACCTCTCCGCCGGTCAGCGGCAGCTCATCGCCCTCGCCCGGGCACAGCTCGTCGACCCGGACGTGCTGCTGCTCGACGAGGCGACCGCCGCGCTCGACCTGGCCACCGAATCGCTGGTGAACCGCGCCACGGACCGGCTCGCCCGCCGCCGCACGACCCTCGTTGTGGCACACCGGCTCTCCACCGCGGCACGCGCGGACCGGGTGGTCGTGCTCGACCACGGCCGCATCGCGGAAACCGGCACGCACGAGGAGCTCCTGGCCCGCGACGGCCGCTACGCCGAGCTGTGGCGCGTCTACGCGGGGGAGACCGCTCCCACACCCGCCGCGTGACCGCCGGGGGCGGTCAACGCCCCCGGTTGCGGGGGTGGTTGCGGGCGGTGCGCTCGTTGCCGTGCTTGTAGGCGCCGGTCCAGCGGGCCATCACCAGCTGCTCGCCCCCGGCCGCCACCTCGGCGAGGAACCGCGCGGCGCGGCCCCCGCGGAGGGTGGCGGCCTCCCGGCCGTGGTGGGTGACGACGACGGCTCCGTCGCCGTGCTGCGCGTAGGCGAACCCGTGAGGTCTCGGCATGCCGCGACAGTACGTCACCCTGCGCAGCGCGCCACCAGATATTCGTCGACCGTCTGCACCCGACCGCCGGGCAGGCTCTCGCCCTCGCGACGCCAACGGATCGCGGAGATCTCCTCGTTGGGGGTGAACGGCTGCCGGACGTTCACGCTCCCGGTGAACACCGCGCCGTAGAGAACGGACCGGCCCGGCAGCTTCGTGCGTGCGAAACCGGCGAAGCGCAGGTCCTCCGGCGCGATGTGCTGGCCCGCCTCCTCCCGCAACTCCCGCACCGCCGCCTCGCGCGGCGTCTCACCCGGCTCGATGCCGCCGCCCGGGATCTCCCAGCAGCCGCGGTGCCGTTCCAGCGCCATCAGCACCCGGTCCTCGTGCCGGAGCACGACCAGCGCGTAGCCCACCGCGGCGTCGGGAAACCATGTGTCCTCGGGCTCGGGGTGGAAGGACAGCAGCTCCAAGCCCAGCGGACCGGTCGCAAGGGGCGTCGTCGCCTCGGCGTCGCTCATGCCCCGACCCTATGCCGCGCGGTCCGGCCCGCGCGGGCGTGCGACGATTCCGCAACAAGCCCGTCGTCCCCCCTGGAGCGCGGGGTGGTATGCGGGTGACGCTCGGACGATGACGCGTCCCGCCCGCCCGTCCGCGCCCCAACCGCCCGTGGCGTGGCTCGTCCTCGCCGTTCTCGTCGTCCTCGCGGGTCTGGCCGGATGCTCCGCGGACGAGCTGCCGGCCGAGCCTGCCGAGAGCCGCCGTCCGGCCGCCGGAACGGGCTCGGAGGATCCGGACGACCTCAACGGCGACGGGCACCGCGACCTGCTCCTTCCCGTGTAAGGGCGGTCCCCGCGGTCCCGGGGCGGAGGAGGGCGGGGCCACTCCGGTACGGATGCCGCGGAGCGTGGCCGAGGAGGGCCTGCGGTCCCTGGTCCGCGGGGACTTCGACGGCGACGGGCTGCGGGATGTTGCCGTCGGCGACAGCGGCAGCCGCAACGACGAGCCGGGCTACCGGACGGAGGCGCCGGAAGTGGCCGGGTCGCTGGCGGTGTATCCCTGCAGTGGGAGGCACCGGTGACGCACACACTGCCCGAGGTGCCGGAGGGGCGCGCGACGGACTACGGTCCGGGCGCGTTCTTCGCCGCCGATCCGGACGGTGACGGCCGCGACGGCATCCTGGTCGCCACCTACCAGGGCGCCACGCTGATCGACGGCGACCGGCGCGTCGAGATCGGGCGTGACCCGGCACCTGCGACGGACGAGGGCGAGGAGTGCATGCCGGAGGAGTACCTGCGCGCGCGTCCCGCCGGAGCCGCCGACTTCGACGCCGACGGGGACGACGAACTGGTCCTCCACAGGGGTCCGGGCCTGTCGTTCGGTCTGTACGGCGAGTACCCGACCCACTGGTGGATCACCGAGGGCACCGGCTCCGACGACATGACCTCCTTCGCCACGACATCCTTCGCCGCGGACGAGGCCCGCGCGCGGCGCTGCGAACGGTGCCGGTCCCCGGGCTCGCCGGGTAGCCGGTCGGCTGGAATCCCCGAACGACTCTGGCGGGCCGGGCGGTGCGGGGATAGGTTCGCGGGCGACCTTTGCGACCCAGGGGAGGGCGTATGCGCAAGGCGCTGAGGTGGCTGCTGTCGCTGGTGGTGCTCATAGGCACCGTCGGGATCGGCACCGCTTCCGCGTCGGCCGAATCGGCCGAGCACGCGGACATCAAGCAGAGACTCCTGGCCATACCCGGGATGAGTCTCATCGAGGAGAAGCCGGTCGACGGCTACCGCTTCTTCCTCCTGAACTACGAACAGCCCGTCGACCACCGGAACCCGGAGGCCGGCACGTTCCAGCAGCGGCTCTCGATCCTGCACAAGCACGTCGACCGGCCCACGGTCTTCTTCACCTCCGGCTACAACCTGAGCACCCAGCCGCGCCGCAGCGAACCGACGCAGATCGTGGACGGCAACCAGGTGTCCATGGAGTACCGGTTCTTCACGCCCTCGCGGCCGGAGCCCGCCGACTGGAGCAAGCTGACCATCTGGCAGGCCGCCAGCGACCAGCACCGCATCCACGACGCACTGGAGGACGTCTACGACCAGAACTGGGTGGCCACCGGCGGCAGCAAGGGCGGCATGACGGCCACCTACTACCGCCGCTTCTACCCGTACGACATGGACGGCACCATCGCCTACGTGGCGCCGAACAACGTCGACGACCGCGACGACCGTGCGTACGACGAGTTCTTCGCCACCGTGGGCACCGAGAAATGCCGGACCGCGCTCAACGCGGTGCAGCGCGAGGCGTTCGTGCGCCGCGACGAGATGGTCGAGCGCTACCGGCAGCAGGCGGAGGCGGAAGGCTGGACCTTCGACCTGATCGGCGACGTCGACCGGGCCTACGAGGTCGTCGTGCTGGACCTGGTGTACGCCTTCTGGCAGTACCAGCCGGAGACCGAGTGCGCGAACGTGCCCGCCGCCGACGCTTCGACCGACGAGATCTGGAACTTCGTCGACGCCGTCTCCGGCTTCTCCTTCTACACCGACCAGGGCCTGACGCCGTACGTGCCGTACTACTACCAGGCGGGCACCCAGATGGGTAACCCGGACATGGAGAACGCGCACCTCGACGGGCTGCTGCGCTACCCGGGCATCAACGCGCCGCGCAGCTTCGTGCCCGAGGACATCCCGATGGAGTTCGAGCGGCGCGCCATGCGGGACATCGACCGCTGGGTGCGCAAGCACTCCTCCGAGATGCTCTTCGTCAACGGCGAGAACGACCCGTGGGGCGCCGAGCCCTTCCGTGTCGGCAAGAAGGCCGACGACTCCTACGTCTTCACCGCGCCGGGCGCCAATCACGGTGCCGACATCGCGAGCCTGAAGGACGGGGAAC encodes the following:
- a CDS encoding FG-GAP repeat protein; protein product: MAEEGLRSLVRGDFDGDGLRDVAVGDSGSRNDEPGYRTEAPEVAGSLAVYPCSGRHR
- a CDS encoding S28 family serine protease, with the translated sequence MRKALRWLLSLVVLIGTVGIGTASASAESAEHADIKQRLLAIPGMSLIEEKPVDGYRFFLLNYEQPVDHRNPEAGTFQQRLSILHKHVDRPTVFFTSGYNLSTQPRRSEPTQIVDGNQVSMEYRFFTPSRPEPADWSKLTIWQAASDQHRIHDALEDVYDQNWVATGGSKGGMTATYYRRFYPYDMDGTIAYVAPNNVDDRDDRAYDEFFATVGTEKCRTALNAVQREAFVRRDEMVERYRQQAEAEGWTFDLIGDVDRAYEVVVLDLVYAFWQYQPETECANVPAADASTDEIWNFVDAVSGFSFYTDQGLTPYVPYYYQAGTQMGNPDMENAHLDGLLRYPGINAPRSFVPEDIPMEFERRAMRDIDRWVRKHSSEMLFVNGENDPWGAEPFRVGKKADDSYVFTAPGANHGADIASLKDGERRIATEALLDWADVENEQPETDTATKRLTEPDRKLDKQVERQRTFRP
- a CDS encoding NUDIX hydrolase, whose translation is MSDAEATTPLATGPLGLELLSFHPEPEDTWFPDAAVGYALVVLRHEDRVLMALERHRGCWEIPGGGIEPGETPREAAVRELREEAGQHIAPEDLRFAGFARTKLPGRSVLYGAVFTGSVNVRQPFTPNEEISAIRWRREGESLPGGRVQTVDEYLVARCAG